A section of the Sporosarcina sp. ANT_H38 genome encodes:
- a CDS encoding holin family protein, producing MDQLDIVHMYLFGGVKFLHFLLILMALDIITGIFKAYKNENLWSRKSLFGYARKLLVLVMIITANIIDQILGMSGAVTYATVLFYIVNEALSIMENMAELGVLVPAGLASKLKVIESSNQSFSEEIREELIGSKVDHQLNTAKIDNRISAKVDELIDIQIEKSNEGEN from the coding sequence TTGGATCAACTAGATATTGTACACATGTATTTATTCGGGGGCGTTAAGTTTTTACATTTTTTATTAATCTTAATGGCATTGGATATTATCACAGGAATATTTAAAGCTTACAAGAATGAGAATTTATGGAGTCGAAAGAGTCTGTTTGGATATGCGAGAAAACTATTGGTTCTCGTCATGATAATTACGGCCAACATTATTGACCAAATACTAGGCATGAGCGGCGCAGTAACATATGCAACCGTTCTTTTTTATATCGTAAATGAAGCATTATCTATAATGGAAAACATGGCTGAACTAGGTGTATTAGTACCGGCAGGATTAGCATCTAAATTGAAGGTTATAGAATCGAGCAATCAATCCTTTTCAGAGGAGATACGCGAAGAACTGATTGGTTCGAAGGTGGACCATCAACTAAATACTGCTAAAATTGACAATCGAATTAGTGCGAAGGTGGATGAATTGATTGATATTCAAATTGAAAAGTCGAACGAAGGTGAGAATTAA
- a CDS encoding CD1375 family protein, with protein MNIIQKKLVDAYTVLVMAERMTLEEVPESKLIGGVERPIRSEVEIEIANRTIAALG; from the coding sequence ATGAATATTATCCAAAAGAAACTTGTTGACGCTTATACTGTGCTAGTTATGGCTGAACGAATGACATTGGAAGAAGTGCCGGAAAGTAAGCTTATCGGCGGCGTAGAACGTCCAATCCGCAGTGAAGTAGAAATTGAAATTGCTAATCGTACTATTGCGGCACTAGGTTAA
- a CDS encoding transcriptional regulator, with protein MRNQLVKSAEYNQVLIMMYLAKDGSISKRRINVLQIGEASFRAYCFLRKSKRTFIIDNVLALVPIVHRERRVI; from the coding sequence GTGCGTAATCAATTAGTTAAGTCCGCGGAATATAATCAAGTTCTGATTATGATGTACTTAGCAAAAGACGGTTCTATAAGCAAGCGAAGAATCAATGTATTACAGATTGGCGAGGCATCATTTCGCGCATACTGTTTCTTACGTAAATCCAAGCGGACTTTTATAATTGATAACGTGCTCGCACTTGTTCCCATCGTACATAGAGAAAGAAGGGTAATCTAA
- a CDS encoding phage tail family protein — translation MSVVIEKLDGTKYDLKQFGLVPSTFTIDSPSPRHVSEIVEGRSGYLDLGTTFEGRTMKATFYIKGKDKYDYLLLRDEVFRLFDARTFFYLIDKNQPKKRWKVKTAAPYTPERFNGRIGTLEIQFVSPSPYAESYGTTIDPFTFTDELWQVGQGVISEDLKYAHSVSFFRIYNGSDIDIDPREIPLLIKYQGISNNLKIKNITSGDEWAFTGASGVNDTILLDGVRSLKNSLTIFGQTNRKLIKLKKGWNDFQLSGASGSFLISFDFRFHTI, via the coding sequence TTGAGCGTTGTAATAGAAAAGTTGGACGGAACAAAATATGATTTAAAGCAATTCGGTTTAGTACCATCGACATTTACAATAGATTCACCTTCCCCTCGGCATGTATCTGAGATTGTGGAAGGCAGAAGCGGTTATCTCGATTTAGGCACTACTTTCGAAGGTCGTACCATGAAAGCTACGTTCTATATTAAAGGTAAGGATAAATACGACTATCTCCTATTAAGGGATGAAGTTTTTCGCTTATTCGATGCCAGGACATTCTTTTATTTAATCGACAAGAATCAACCAAAGAAACGATGGAAAGTAAAAACGGCTGCGCCATACACGCCTGAAAGATTTAACGGTCGTATCGGGACATTGGAAATCCAATTCGTTTCCCCATCCCCTTACGCGGAATCATACGGAACAACAATCGACCCGTTTACTTTTACCGACGAACTATGGCAAGTAGGACAAGGTGTCATATCGGAGGATTTAAAGTATGCCCATAGTGTTTCATTTTTCCGGATCTATAATGGGTCGGACATCGACATTGATCCGAGGGAGATTCCGTTACTCATTAAATACCAGGGCATATCCAATAATCTTAAAATCAAAAATATCACATCGGGTGACGAATGGGCGTTCACGGGAGCAAGCGGAGTGAATGACACGATACTTTTGGATGGTGTTCGCTCACTTAAAAACAGCCTAACTATATTCGGACAGACGAACAGAAAATTAATCAAGCTAAAAAAAGGATGGAACGACTTCCAGTTATCTGGTGCAAGTGGTTCCTTTTTAATTTCGTTCGATTTCCGATTCCACACGATTTAA
- a CDS encoding phage tail protein: MIVTHIDARTELLTDYKSLQRKRRVNGEYSLSFLLFKTERNEHSFPLTVEESLIEYDGQQYRIKKMAEKTIGNTPVKQIQADHIFFDLVDEYQYDTISGAKSLSVCLMHALDKTGYTITVVDLFPSVTFENYGNDNALALVQIALNRFNAEIEINGRNLTFRHQIGRKTDIQFRYKYNIKTIEKFVDSGNLSTYIKGFGKQNEDGSYVVTAEYESPLSAYYGIRHAKPVRDERYITHDGLLQRLKDDLQDAPDISFTIDIVELKKAGIVTEQLTLGDEIFVIYEPLNIDINARVVEIVDNPEEPLSSQLTLANFRGSFLDSIADFQRSKDRIDGLFDGVEKLPFNVLDEAVQQATLALKSAQTELEFENGIIARDPSDPNRLMILTSTGIGISTDGGKTFKEAITADGFVLSAGAIGKLSANNIIVGDGTRFEDGFDPRDAISTAEEAKGIVRVWQYPNTTLIDGGSIMTNTIAANKITAGLLTGFTMQTDSNPNLPRIRMNKDNMVFSNGGNEIRINTSGASGGLPELAFRRAGDSFDSARMQLYENNFMISRGGNGLPDGRLLLWGQEAIELQRPTVMHKGDYDTRVPSEPGMFYYNYSERAMMLHCGPDGWRKVAFA, encoded by the coding sequence TTGATAGTCACACACATTGACGCTCGTACAGAGCTACTGACCGATTATAAATCATTGCAACGAAAGCGAAGGGTTAACGGGGAGTATTCACTCTCCTTTTTACTTTTCAAAACTGAACGAAATGAACACTCTTTTCCATTAACTGTGGAGGAAAGTTTAATAGAATATGACGGTCAACAATACCGTATTAAGAAAATGGCTGAAAAAACTATAGGGAATACACCTGTTAAACAAATTCAAGCGGATCATATATTTTTTGACCTAGTAGACGAATATCAATATGACACGATTTCGGGAGCCAAGTCATTGTCGGTCTGCTTAATGCATGCGCTAGATAAAACAGGTTACACGATTACAGTTGTCGATTTATTTCCATCGGTCACATTCGAGAACTACGGCAATGATAATGCTTTGGCATTAGTGCAAATTGCATTAAATCGTTTTAATGCGGAAATAGAAATTAACGGTAGAAATCTAACTTTTCGCCATCAGATTGGCAGGAAAACAGATATACAATTTAGGTACAAGTACAATATTAAGACTATCGAAAAGTTTGTGGACAGCGGTAATTTATCCACCTATATCAAAGGTTTCGGGAAACAAAACGAGGATGGTTCTTATGTCGTAACCGCAGAATATGAGTCTCCACTATCGGCATACTACGGCATCCGGCACGCGAAGCCTGTGAGGGACGAAAGGTATATAACACATGACGGTTTGCTTCAACGGCTAAAGGATGATTTACAGGATGCTCCAGACATCAGTTTTACGATTGACATTGTTGAGTTGAAAAAAGCAGGAATCGTCACTGAACAACTAACGTTAGGTGATGAGATTTTCGTCATCTACGAACCTTTGAATATAGATATCAATGCAAGGGTCGTTGAAATTGTGGACAATCCAGAAGAACCTTTATCCAGTCAACTAACATTAGCAAACTTCCGGGGCTCGTTTTTAGACAGCATCGCGGATTTTCAACGTTCAAAAGACCGCATCGATGGGTTATTTGATGGCGTGGAAAAGTTGCCATTTAACGTATTGGATGAGGCTGTACAGCAAGCTACACTTGCTTTAAAGTCGGCGCAAACAGAACTGGAATTCGAGAACGGGATCATAGCCCGAGATCCTTCTGACCCGAATCGATTAATGATACTCACAAGTACTGGTATCGGGATTAGCACCGATGGTGGAAAAACGTTTAAGGAAGCGATTACTGCTGACGGGTTTGTGTTAAGTGCCGGAGCTATTGGGAAACTTTCCGCTAACAATATCATAGTCGGGGATGGTACGCGCTTTGAGGACGGATTTGATCCTCGGGATGCGATTAGCACGGCGGAAGAAGCTAAGGGTATTGTCCGAGTTTGGCAATACCCAAACACTACGTTAATCGACGGCGGCTCGATTATGACAAACACAATCGCCGCTAACAAAATAACTGCTGGATTGCTAACGGGGTTTACGATGCAAACCGATTCCAATCCAAACCTTCCTCGAATCCGAATGAACAAGGATAATATGGTGTTTTCTAACGGTGGTAACGAAATTAGAATTAATACGTCGGGAGCATCTGGAGGTCTGCCTGAATTAGCCTTTAGGAGAGCAGGAGACTCTTTTGATAGCGCTAGAATGCAGCTATACGAAAATAATTTTATGATATCGCGAGGAGGTAACGGTCTACCCGACGGTAGATTGCTCCTTTGGGGGCAGGAAGCAATTGAACTTCAGCGACCTACAGTGATGCATAAAGGCGATTACGATACAAGGGTGCCCTCAGAACCGGGTATGTTCTACTACAATTATTCCGAAAGAGCTATGATGTTACACTGCGGACCGGATGGTTGGAGAAAGGTCGCGTTTGCATGA
- a CDS encoding replication-relaxation family protein has translation MTRDQLNNYFKFGSNRHANRVLNGISDYLMSIREGYQTIYYLSKIGKSYVDCEKIRKKGGHVYHTVMRNEMWLFFDTPKKWKNEIKVSDGTVSVVVDSMFTDNWDRRHFLEVDNMQTMKENRNKIKRYKELFRNGSLEEKLGHFPTIVWMTTTEHRREQLKEECEGLPAVMVFTITDIK, from the coding sequence ATGACTAGGGATCAACTGAATAACTACTTTAAGTTTGGGTCAAATCGTCACGCTAACAGGGTTTTAAACGGAATATCAGACTATTTAATGAGCATCCGTGAAGGGTATCAGACCATTTATTATCTATCAAAAATCGGTAAATCTTATGTCGATTGTGAAAAGATAAGAAAAAAAGGTGGGCATGTATACCACACAGTCATGCGTAACGAAATGTGGCTATTCTTCGATACACCGAAAAAGTGGAAGAATGAGATTAAAGTGTCTGATGGTACTGTAAGCGTAGTTGTTGATTCAATGTTCACGGACAATTGGGATAGACGACATTTTCTCGAAGTGGATAACATGCAGACAATGAAAGAAAATAGAAACAAAATTAAACGTTACAAAGAATTGTTTCGCAACGGATCGTTAGAGGAAAAGTTAGGTCATTTCCCTACAATCGTGTGGATGACGACTACTGAACACAGGAGAGAACAGCTTAAAGAAGAATGCGAAGGTTTGCCAGCGGTAATGGTTTTCACTATAACTGACATCAAATAA
- a CDS encoding phage tail protein, which yields MARYRTINVDLNRQYRNDLNANFSQIEADLLALQNISNGQKQELLAELSRIERESKDRDNVLAKQNLETLLQSIETAKNNANTAAANADVKAGRAQTQGDYAKTQGDYAKVQGAFANLKGDFANEKATLADKAAGNANLEASNLSALKVAVVDATQNANTAIENLGAVGAYSMTTTYYPKNTVEYNGSGYMNILLSKGILPTNTTYWKKVVSKGDKGDTGNTGSQGLQGIQGIKGDTGLQGIKGDKGDKGDPGTVTKVNNIGPDASGNVTLPLPTEPDLTVYAKKTEVSSSVQRASWDTKETPTGSQAKVNAHENKKTNPHAVTKTQVGLSEVDNIKQATKAEFDTHKAVVASPTTLGHVKVGTNLTVTADGTLNASGGSVPDASTTVKGIVKLNDALNSSLTTEAATANAVKQVNDLKANKSQESQISISLQNGWGGNLRCYKNQFGVVQLFGMVTVGSLPSGTIATLPIGYRPVNAHFFSSPTASSATDGRTMELLLRPDGTITPNATPLKNIYIENSFRL from the coding sequence GTGGCAAGATACAGAACGATTAACGTTGATTTAAACAGGCAATATCGCAATGATTTGAATGCGAATTTTAGTCAGATTGAAGCGGATTTACTTGCCCTACAAAATATTTCCAATGGGCAGAAACAGGAATTGTTAGCAGAGTTATCCCGGATAGAAAGGGAATCAAAAGATCGTGATAACGTATTAGCGAAACAAAATTTAGAAACATTGTTGCAGAGTATTGAAACTGCGAAAAATAACGCAAATACAGCTGCAGCCAATGCGGATGTCAAGGCAGGACGTGCTCAAACACAAGGTGATTACGCCAAGACACAAGGGGATTACGCTAAGGTGCAAGGGGCTTTTGCGAATTTAAAAGGAGACTTCGCCAATGAAAAAGCGACTCTCGCAGACAAAGCGGCAGGTAACGCTAATCTAGAAGCTAGCAATTTATCGGCGTTAAAAGTGGCGGTTGTAGATGCAACTCAAAATGCGAATACAGCTATTGAAAACTTGGGTGCAGTCGGAGCGTATTCGATGACTACTACTTATTATCCGAAAAACACTGTCGAATATAATGGCTCGGGATATATGAATATATTGTTATCAAAAGGTATATTGCCGACGAACACAACGTATTGGAAAAAGGTAGTATCCAAAGGCGATAAGGGTGATACAGGGAATACAGGTTCGCAAGGTCTGCAAGGTATCCAAGGCATTAAAGGTGATACAGGCTTACAGGGAATCAAAGGCGATAAAGGGGATAAGGGCGATCCTGGAACGGTTACCAAAGTTAATAATATAGGGCCGGATGCGAGTGGAAACGTCACTCTGCCATTACCAACTGAACCCGATCTAACTGTTTATGCGAAGAAAACAGAGGTATCGTCATCTGTACAACGAGCTAGTTGGGACACTAAAGAAACACCGACAGGCTCACAAGCTAAAGTTAATGCGCACGAAAACAAGAAAACGAATCCTCATGCGGTTACCAAAACGCAAGTAGGTCTTTCTGAAGTAGATAACATAAAACAAGCGACTAAGGCTGAGTTTGACACTCATAAAGCGGTAGTTGCATCCCCAACCACACTTGGTCACGTTAAAGTCGGGACAAACTTAACCGTAACCGCAGATGGGACGTTAAATGCTAGTGGAGGTTCAGTTCCGGATGCATCGACAACTGTTAAAGGAATCGTTAAACTCAATGATGCCCTAAACAGCAGTTTGACAACTGAAGCGGCAACGGCTAACGCGGTAAAACAGGTGAATGATTTGAAGGCTAATAAATCGCAAGAGAGTCAAATCAGCATTTCACTCCAAAATGGGTGGGGAGGAAATCTTAGGTGTTATAAAAACCAATTCGGTGTCGTTCAACTCTTTGGCATGGTAACTGTTGGTTCACTCCCATCGGGGACAATAGCAACGCTCCCAATTGGATACCGTCCAGTAAATGCACACTTTTTTAGTTCGCCGACAGCTTCATCTGCCACTGACGGACGTACTATGGAATTACTACTCAGACCGGATGGTACAATAACTCCGAATGCGACCCCACTTAAAAATATTTATATAGAAAACTCGTTCAGATTATAG
- a CDS encoding N-acetylmuramoyl-L-alanine amidase family protein, translated as MAYTIINSFIPATLYPLKAPYPMMPEYITIHNTYNDATAANEITYMTRNTNPISYHVAIDDKQAVQAIPFSRSAYHAGDGLGKGNRASIGIEICYSKSGGPKYVAAEENTVEYVAHLLMQYGWGIDRVRTHKSWTEIGVKNSTSKYVKNCPHRILDEGRWGSVLNRIAKRLAELNNPIPPKEDEEMKFSSPALKLETEISLASKAHRQIIVDAAIKAGAHASWADKLVNNTITDADVLGLAVKYTVAVNK; from the coding sequence ATGGCATACACGATAATCAACAGCTTTATTCCGGCAACTCTCTATCCGCTCAAAGCACCATATCCCATGATGCCGGAATATATCACCATTCATAACACTTACAATGATGCGACTGCTGCCAACGAGATTACTTACATGACACGGAATACGAACCCAATAAGTTACCACGTAGCTATCGACGACAAGCAAGCTGTACAAGCCATCCCTTTTTCTCGTAGCGCTTATCATGCAGGGGATGGTCTGGGCAAAGGGAATCGGGCGTCCATCGGAATTGAAATTTGTTACAGCAAAAGCGGTGGCCCGAAATATGTAGCTGCAGAAGAAAATACTGTAGAATACGTGGCCCATTTATTAATGCAATATGGCTGGGGAATCGACCGTGTACGCACCCACAAAAGTTGGACGGAAATTGGCGTGAAAAACAGCACGTCAAAATACGTAAAGAACTGTCCACATCGAATTTTAGATGAAGGACGATGGGGGTCTGTATTAAATCGCATTGCTAAACGGTTGGCTGAACTTAATAACCCGATACCGCCAAAGGAGGATGAGGAAATGAAGTTTTCAAGCCCAGCTTTAAAATTGGAAACAGAAATATCCTTAGCAAGTAAAGCGCACCGTCAAATCATCGTAGATGCAGCTATTAAAGCTGGAGCTCATGCATCATGGGCGGACAAGCTAGTGAATAACACGATAACAGACGCGGATGTATTGGGATTAGCGGTTAAATATACTGTTGCGGTAAATAAGTAA